From the Daucus carota subsp. sativus chromosome 8, DH1 v3.0, whole genome shotgun sequence genome, one window contains:
- the LOC108199766 gene encoding probable methyltransferase PMT5: MRGPWFKRLLRVSGPRPFLILCLVSAFILIALLGPSASGDFGRVNSTARPDIYSGYRRLKEQATSDYLELRSLSLGANRLKDIPLCNKERENFVPCYNVSRNLLLGFKDGEEFDRHCGVSDDRQNCLIRPPNNYKAPLSWPAGRDIIWSANVKITKDQFLSSGSMTKRLMLLEENQIAFHSEDGVVFDGVKDYSRQIAEMIGLASDAEFRQAGVHTILDIGCGFGSFGAHLLSLKLMAVCMAAYESTGSQVQLALERGLPAVIGNFISKQLPFPSLSYDMVHCAQCGILWEDKDGMFLIEVDRLLKPGGYFVLTSPANRVQGGSIRRIEVFTQKLCWILLAQQDETFVWQKTADAQCYSSKQDALTSCQEKREIQSYYPPLAYCISGTTSQRWIPIQNRSSSFPLSSTEVEVHGVLHEEYLEDLDYWKSVLKNYWSLLTPLIFSDHPKRPGEEDPLPPYNMIRNVLDMNAHYGGLNAAFLEARKSAWVMNVVPIRERNTLPLITDQGFAGVYHDWCEPFPTYPRTYDLLHANGLLSHLESESCSLTDLLFEMDRILRPEGWIVLSDKLGPIEKARMLATEIRWEARVIDLQNGSDQRLLVCQKPFVRK; this comes from the exons ATGAGAGGCCCCTGGttcaagagactcttaagaGTTTCTGGTCCTAGACCCTTTTTAATCTTATGTCTTGTTTCTGCTTTTATACTTATTGCATTATTGGGGCCTTCGGCTTCTGGGGACTTTGGGCGTGTTAATTCTACTGCAAGACCAGATATTTACTCCGGTTATAGAAGATTAAAGGAGCAAGCAACTAGCGATTATTTGGAACTAAGGTCTCTTTCATTAGGAGCTAATCGTCTCAAAGACATTCCTCTTTGTAATAAGGAAAGAGAGAATTTTGTTCCCTGCTATAATGTGTCGAGAAATTTATTATTGGGTTTTAAAGACGGGGAGGAGTTTGATCGTCATTGTGGTGTATCGGATGATCGCCAAAACTGTTTGATTCGTCCTCCAAATAACTATAAGGCTCCCTTAAGTTGGCCAGCTGGCAGAGATATTATATGGAGTGCCAATGTGAAGATAACCAAAGATCAGTTTCTTTCTTCTGGAAGCATGACCAAAAG GTTGATGTTGCTAGAGGAAAATCAAATCGCTTTCCACTCAGAAGATGGAGTTGTCTTTGATGGTGTTAAAGATTACTCACGCCAAATTGCAGAGATGATAGGCTTGGCGAGTGATGCCGAATTTCGTCAGGCTGGG GTTCACACTATATTAGACATCGGCTGCGGGTTTGGTAGCTTTGGAGCCCACTTGCTCTCACTTAAGTTGATGGCTGTCTGTATGGCAGCATATGAGTCAACTGGTAGCCAAGTTCAGTTGGCCCTCGAAAGAGGTCTTCCTGCTGTTATTGGAAACTTCATTTCCAAACAGCTTCCATTTCCATCTTTGTCGTATGACATGGTTCACTGTGCTCAGTGTGGCATTCTTTGGGAGGACAAAG ATGGCATGTTCCTTATAGAAGTTGACCGCCTGTTAAAACCTGGAGGTTACTTTGTCTTGACGTCACCAGCAAACAGAGTACAAGGAGGTTCCATAAGACGAATTGAAGTGTTCACACAGAAACTTTGTTGGATTCTCTTAGCTCAGCAAGACGAGACTTTTGTCTGGCAGAAAACAGCAGATGCTCAATGCTATAGTAG CAAGCAGGATGCTCTAACTTCTTGTCAAGAAAAACGCGAAATCCAATCGTATTACCCGCCACTAGCATATTGCATAAGTGGGACTACTAGTCAGCGTTGGATTCCGATTCAGAATCGATCTTCTAGCTTCCCTCTGAGCTCTACTGAAGTTGAAGTTCATG GCGTGCTTCATGAAGAATACCTTGAAGACTTGGATTATTGGAAATCAGTGCTAAAAAATTACTGGTCTTTGCTTACACCCTTGATATTCTCCGATCATCCTAAGAGGCCAGGCGAAGAAGATCCATTGCCTCCCTATAACATGATAAGGAATGTGTTAGACATGAATGCTCATTATGGAGGTCTAAATGCCGCATTTCTTGAAGCTAGAAAGTCGGCATGGGTGATGAATGTTGTTCCTATCAGGGAACGTAATACACTTCCACTTATAACTGATCAAGGCTTTGCTGGTGTATATCATGACTG GTGTGAGCCCTTTCCAACCTATCCACGGACATATGACTTGCTCCATGCGAATGGACTCCTCTCACACCTTGAGTCGGAAAGTTGCAGTTTGACAGACCTACTCTTTGAGATGGACCGTATACTGCGACCTGAA GGGTGGATAGTTCTTTCGGATAAATTGGGACCTATAGAGAAGGCTCGCATGCTTGCTACAGAAATACGCTGGGAGGCAAGGGTGATCGATCTTCAGAATGGCAGCGACCAACGCCTCCTTGTTTGCCAGAAGCCATTTGTGAGGAAATAA